The following coding sequences lie in one Nocardioides sambongensis genomic window:
- a CDS encoding GyrI-like domain-containing protein: MTPLVLTPDPVTGVETVEVPPGITTVELRHGGVTIDRLPALFDAGYAVLAGLGPIGPGYAVYDGDPSVTFDLTIGFPVAQVPGELPDRVVVTEFPPGRALMHSHVGGFDGLVRAWSELSAHPDAQGRARSIEIYVNDPSVTPAEQLRTDLLVPLG, encoded by the coding sequence ATGACCCCTCTCGTGCTGACCCCCGATCCCGTGACCGGCGTCGAGACGGTCGAGGTGCCGCCCGGCATCACCACCGTCGAGCTCCGCCACGGCGGCGTGACCATCGACCGCCTGCCGGCCCTCTTCGACGCCGGATACGCCGTCCTGGCCGGGCTCGGCCCGATCGGCCCCGGATACGCCGTCTACGACGGCGACCCGAGCGTGACCTTCGACCTGACGATCGGATTCCCGGTGGCCCAGGTCCCCGGGGAGCTGCCGGACCGGGTGGTGGTCACCGAGTTCCCGCCGGGCCGCGCCCTGATGCACAGCCATGTCGGCGGCTTCGACGGCCTCGTCCGTGCCTGGAGCGAGCTCTCCGCCCACCCCGACGCGCAGGGCCGGGCCCGCTCGATCGAGATCTACGTGAACGATCCGTCGGTGACGCCGGCCGAGCAGCTGCGCACCGACCTGCTGGTGCCGCTGGGCTGA
- a CDS encoding PadR family transcriptional regulator encodes MDDLLAGHLQELRRGTAVVAALAILREPTYGYALLERLSEAGFAVDANTLYPLLRRLEKQGLLSSAWNTDESRPRKFYRVSPDGEALLDALLREWQALHTSIERLR; translated from the coding sequence ATGGACGACCTCCTCGCCGGCCACCTCCAGGAGCTGCGACGCGGCACCGCGGTGGTGGCCGCGCTGGCGATCCTGCGCGAGCCCACCTACGGGTACGCGCTGCTCGAGAGGCTGTCCGAGGCCGGGTTCGCGGTGGACGCGAACACGCTCTACCCGCTGCTGCGGCGCCTGGAGAAACAGGGCCTGCTGAGCAGCGCGTGGAACACCGACGAGTCGCGGCCGCGGAAGTTCTACCGGGTCAGCCCGGACGGCGAGGCCCTTCTCGATGCGCTGCTGCGGGAGTGGCAGGCGCTGCACACGTCGATCGAAAGGCTCCGGTGA
- the zwf gene encoding glucose-6-phosphate dehydrogenase, translating to MTEHTPDLVLPACDFTVFGATGDLALYQLLPGLYHRERERQLPAETRIIGVSRSALDDAGYRDMVSRVLFDTIPEDDLEVGALHRLIHRLHHVALDVDSTDGWDRLHGLLKDHERAPAVTQGFTTDGDTRDGVDPAAPTRIYYLAVDPGLYGAIAEHLAAMDMVTPDCRVVLEKPIGDGLESSRRINDAVGAVFAEHQIFRIDHYLGKESVQNLLVTRFANTFLEPLWNSRWVDHVQITVAEAPGVAEHRAPYYEDAGALRDMVQNHLLQLLCLVAMEPPTYVGPDTVRDEKLKVLQALAPITGPGVDQRVVRGQYASYAEEIGHATDTETFVALRADVQNWRWAGVPFYLRTGKRMARDESAIEVVFKEPPHAMFPHSEGTTKPNRLTVRLKPDEGMQLHLTAKVPGPGGIRLHPTSLDLSYATAFDERCPDPYERLLMDVIRGIPTLFMRRDEVEAAWAWVTPILERWQELAETAPETTPIPYPDGTHGPGEAAALLAADGHAWQES from the coding sequence ATGACCGAGCACACCCCCGACCTCGTGCTGCCTGCCTGCGACTTCACCGTCTTCGGCGCGACCGGCGACCTCGCGCTGTACCAGCTGCTGCCCGGCCTCTACCACCGGGAGCGGGAGCGCCAGCTGCCCGCGGAGACCCGGATCATCGGCGTCTCGCGCAGCGCGCTCGACGACGCCGGCTACCGCGACATGGTCAGCCGCGTCCTCTTCGACACGATCCCCGAGGACGACCTGGAGGTCGGCGCTCTGCACCGGCTGATCCACCGCCTGCACCACGTCGCCCTCGACGTGGACAGCACCGACGGCTGGGACCGTCTGCACGGCCTGCTCAAGGACCACGAGCGCGCGCCCGCGGTGACCCAGGGCTTCACCACCGACGGCGACACCCGGGACGGCGTCGACCCGGCGGCCCCGACCCGGATCTACTACCTGGCCGTCGACCCCGGCCTCTACGGCGCGATCGCCGAGCACCTCGCCGCGATGGACATGGTCACCCCGGACTGCCGAGTGGTGCTGGAGAAGCCGATCGGCGACGGCCTGGAGTCCTCCCGCCGGATCAACGACGCGGTCGGCGCCGTCTTCGCCGAGCACCAGATCTTCCGGATCGACCACTACCTCGGCAAGGAGTCGGTGCAGAACCTGCTGGTCACCCGGTTCGCCAACACCTTCCTCGAGCCGTTGTGGAACTCCCGCTGGGTGGACCACGTGCAGATCACCGTCGCCGAGGCACCGGGGGTCGCCGAGCACCGGGCGCCGTACTACGAGGACGCCGGCGCGCTGCGCGACATGGTGCAGAACCACCTGCTCCAGCTGCTCTGCCTGGTGGCGATGGAGCCGCCCACCTACGTCGGCCCGGACACGGTGCGCGACGAGAAGCTGAAGGTGCTCCAGGCGCTGGCGCCGATCACCGGGCCGGGGGTCGACCAGCGGGTGGTGCGCGGCCAGTACGCCTCCTACGCCGAGGAGATCGGCCACGCCACCGACACCGAGACCTTCGTCGCGCTGCGCGCGGACGTGCAGAACTGGCGTTGGGCCGGGGTGCCGTTCTACCTGCGCACCGGCAAGCGGATGGCCCGGGACGAGTCCGCGATCGAGGTGGTCTTCAAGGAGCCGCCGCACGCGATGTTCCCGCACAGCGAGGGCACCACCAAGCCCAACCGGCTGACCGTCCGGCTCAAGCCGGACGAGGGGATGCAGCTGCACCTGACCGCCAAGGTGCCCGGCCCCGGCGGCATCCGGCTGCACCCCACCTCGCTGGACCTCAGCTATGCCACCGCCTTCGACGAGCGCTGCCCGGACCCCTACGAGCGGTTGCTGATGGACGTCATCCGCGGCATCCCGACGTTGTTCATGCGCCGCGACGAGGTGGAGGCCGCCTGGGCCTGGGTCACCCCGATCCTCGAGCGCTGGCAGGAGCTGGCCGAGACCGCACCCGAGACCACCCCGATCCCCTACCCCGACGGCACCCACGGTCCCGGTGAGGCAGCAGCGCTGCTGGCCGCCGACGGCCACGCCTGGCAGGAGAGCTGA
- a CDS encoding HNH endonuclease signature motif containing protein: protein MSSTRSTVTHPINHAVDRSRHALREARDLQPTYLSLAEKEAALRDLAALESEAAALRLRVTAAAGDLAEDTACRDVAAWQASRLNADLRRARADQRLAHSLDADHPAVAEALAGGRANLDQARVVVEALDALPDWIEQDTRRQAELNLVRLCARHSPSELRHLGRAILDHVAPEVAEAAGARRLQDEEASAWKRSRLTLRRDGDGTTRISGLIPDSAASRLRTYLEAFTSPRGKPGDPTNEALRVPHSRRLAHAFVQLLERTDPSRLPEQAGDATTVIVTMTLEQLRSDLATATLLDLPTPEVEGRPLPNLSAGEARRLACAAKIVPAVLGNRSEVLDLGRADRLFRPAQRKALRLRDRHCRAEGCTVPATWCDAHHRQPWSQGGRTDLADGVLLCPWHHHRVHDPDYEVEELPGRVWRVRKRR, encoded by the coding sequence TTGAGCAGCACACGCAGCACGGTCACCCATCCCATCAACCACGCCGTCGACCGATCGCGCCACGCCCTGCGCGAGGCACGCGATCTGCAGCCGACCTACCTCTCCCTCGCCGAGAAGGAGGCCGCGCTCCGCGATCTCGCCGCACTCGAGTCGGAGGCAGCCGCGCTGCGGCTCCGGGTCACGGCCGCGGCGGGGGACCTCGCCGAGGACACCGCCTGCCGAGACGTCGCGGCCTGGCAGGCCAGCCGCCTCAACGCCGACCTGCGCCGCGCCCGCGCGGACCAGAGGCTGGCGCACTCCCTCGATGCCGACCACCCCGCCGTCGCCGAGGCGCTGGCCGGCGGGCGGGCCAACCTCGACCAAGCCCGAGTGGTGGTCGAGGCGCTCGACGCACTGCCGGACTGGATCGAGCAGGACACCCGCCGCCAGGCCGAGCTCAACCTCGTCCGCCTGTGCGCCCGCCACTCACCCAGCGAGCTGCGCCACCTCGGCCGCGCCATCCTCGACCACGTCGCGCCGGAGGTCGCCGAGGCAGCCGGGGCCCGGCGCCTGCAGGACGAGGAGGCCAGTGCCTGGAAGAGGTCGCGCCTCACCCTGCGCCGGGACGGGGACGGAACGACGCGGATCAGCGGTCTGATCCCGGATTCCGCGGCGTCCCGCCTGCGCACCTACCTGGAGGCCTTCACCTCGCCTCGTGGCAAGCCGGGCGACCCGACCAACGAGGCGCTCCGGGTGCCCCACTCGCGCCGACTCGCGCACGCCTTCGTCCAACTCCTGGAGCGGACCGACCCGTCCCGGCTGCCGGAGCAGGCCGGCGATGCGACCACGGTCATCGTGACGATGACGCTCGAGCAGCTCCGCTCCGACCTGGCCACCGCGACCCTGCTCGACCTCCCCACCCCCGAGGTGGAGGGCCGGCCACTGCCCAACCTGTCCGCAGGCGAGGCACGTCGCCTCGCCTGCGCCGCGAAGATCGTCCCCGCGGTCCTCGGCAACCGTTCCGAGGTGCTCGACCTCGGCCGCGCCGACCGACTCTTCCGCCCAGCGCAACGCAAGGCGCTCCGACTGCGCGACCGACATTGTCGCGCCGAGGGTTGCACCGTCCCGGCGACCTGGTGCGACGCACACCATCGTCAGCCCTGGAGTCAGGGCGGCAGGACGGATCTGGCGGACGGGGTGCTGCTCTGCCCGTGGCACCACCATCGGGTGCACGACCCCGACTACGAGGTGGAGGAGCTGCCGGGTCGGGTGTGGCGCGTGCGGAAGCGTCGCTGA
- a CDS encoding ROK family protein: MLAAAIGRSRSQVAVFDLAGNQLAASAVDQEIGAGPDEVMPVVAEQLSALLEPGSPPVLGIAISLPGVVDAEHGTSIDTPVLPGWNDVPLAPYLTAVADAPLFLANDADAMARSEYLGHAHPDGGMRNLLVVKASTGIGLGVLADRALVAGFRGGAGDLGHTKVADAAGRPCRCGDTGCLETIAAGWALVARLQEEGRAVSHVRDLVTHARDGDAEAKQLLRESGRQVGELLAVAINLLNPQAVVLGGDMSEVYDVYAAGIREAVYARSSAFATRELQFLPATYGDRAGLVGCAALAIKRVLSPAAVDARLLTG, from the coding sequence GTGCTGGCGGCCGCGATCGGCCGCTCCCGCTCGCAGGTGGCCGTCTTCGACCTCGCCGGCAACCAGCTCGCCGCGTCCGCGGTCGACCAGGAGATCGGGGCCGGGCCGGACGAGGTGATGCCGGTCGTCGCCGAGCAGCTCTCCGCGCTGCTCGAGCCCGGCTCCCCGCCGGTGCTGGGCATCGCGATCAGCCTGCCCGGCGTGGTCGACGCCGAGCACGGCACGAGCATCGACACCCCGGTGCTGCCGGGGTGGAACGACGTGCCGCTGGCGCCGTACCTGACCGCGGTGGCCGACGCCCCGCTCTTCCTGGCCAACGATGCCGACGCGATGGCGCGCTCGGAGTATCTCGGCCACGCCCACCCCGACGGTGGGATGCGGAACCTGCTGGTGGTGAAGGCCTCCACCGGGATCGGCCTCGGCGTGCTCGCCGACCGGGCCCTGGTCGCCGGCTTCCGCGGCGGCGCCGGGGACCTCGGCCACACCAAGGTGGCCGACGCGGCCGGACGTCCCTGCCGGTGCGGCGACACCGGCTGCCTGGAGACGATCGCGGCCGGCTGGGCGCTGGTCGCCCGCCTCCAGGAGGAGGGGCGCGCGGTGAGCCACGTGCGGGACCTGGTCACCCACGCCCGCGACGGCGACGCCGAGGCCAAGCAGCTCCTCCGCGAGAGCGGCCGGCAGGTGGGCGAGCTGCTCGCCGTCGCGATCAACCTGCTCAACCCCCAGGCCGTCGTCCTCGGCGGCGACATGTCCGAGGTGTACGACGTCTATGCCGCCGGCATCCGCGAGGCGGTCTACGCCCGCTCCTCGGCTTTCGCCACCCGCGAGCTCCAGTTCCTGCCGGCCACCTACGGCGACCGCGCCGGCCTGGTCGGCTGCGCGGCACTGGCGATCAAGCGGGTGCTGAGCCCGGCCGCGGTGGACGCCCGCCTGCTCACCGGCTGA
- a CDS encoding aldo/keto reductase, whose protein sequence is MEHRPFGSTGRTVSAVGLGTWQLGADWGEVSETDARAVLEASAEAGVTFYDTADVYGDGRSEQIVGRFLADHGGPEGSGFTVVTKMGRRAEQLPDNYVLDNFRGWLDRSRRNLGVEVIDLVQLHCPPSAVIENAATYEALDTLVAEQVIAGYGVSVETCDQALAAIARPGVRSVQIILNAFRLKPLDRVLPAAAAAGVGIIARVPLASGLLTGKYDASTTFASDDHRNYNRDGSAFDVGETFSGVDYATGLEAAAAFTELVRDTVGDDLTPAQAAIAWCWQQPGVTTVIPGASRPAQAAANAAAGEAGPLPAAFLDGVRALYDERLREAIHPRW, encoded by the coding sequence ATGGAACATCGACCCTTCGGATCCACCGGCCGCACCGTCTCCGCCGTCGGCCTCGGCACCTGGCAGCTCGGCGCGGACTGGGGCGAGGTCAGCGAGACCGACGCCCGCGCCGTACTGGAGGCGTCTGCTGAGGCAGGGGTGACCTTCTACGACACCGCCGACGTCTACGGCGACGGGCGCAGCGAGCAGATCGTCGGCCGCTTCCTGGCCGACCACGGCGGCCCCGAGGGATCGGGCTTCACCGTGGTCACCAAGATGGGCCGCCGGGCCGAGCAGCTGCCCGACAACTACGTGCTCGACAACTTCCGGGGCTGGCTCGACCGCTCGCGGCGCAACCTCGGGGTCGAGGTCATCGACCTCGTCCAGCTGCACTGCCCGCCGTCGGCGGTGATCGAGAACGCCGCGACCTACGAGGCGCTGGACACGCTGGTCGCCGAGCAGGTGATCGCCGGCTACGGGGTGAGCGTGGAGACCTGCGACCAGGCGCTGGCCGCGATCGCCCGTCCCGGCGTGAGGTCGGTGCAGATCATCCTCAACGCGTTCCGGCTCAAGCCGCTGGACCGGGTGCTCCCCGCCGCCGCGGCGGCCGGGGTCGGCATCATCGCCCGGGTCCCCCTCGCCTCCGGGCTGCTCACCGGCAAGTACGACGCCAGCACGACCTTCGCCTCCGACGACCACCGCAATTACAACCGCGACGGCAGCGCGTTCGACGTCGGGGAGACCTTCTCCGGGGTGGACTACGCCACCGGGCTCGAGGCGGCGGCAGCCTTCACCGAACTGGTCCGGGACACCGTCGGCGACGACCTCACCCCGGCCCAGGCGGCGATCGCCTGGTGCTGGCAGCAGCCGGGCGTGACCACGGTGATCCCCGGCGCCAGCCGGCCGGCCCAGGCGGCCGCCAACGCCGCCGCCGGCGAGGCCGGACCGCTGCCCGCGGCGTTCCTCGACGGGGTCCGTGCGCTGTACGACGAGCGGCTGCGGGAGGCGATCCACCCGCGCTGGTGA
- a CDS encoding YtxH domain-containing protein has translation MSGKLMFVIGFGAGYVLGAKAGRERYEQITGSAQKVWKDPRVQEKVAQGEQVAKEKAGDLGTMAAVKASEVGDAAAEKAHEVGDAAAQKASEVAADAKHAVRNDDATP, from the coding sequence ATGTCCGGGAAGCTCATGTTCGTGATCGGGTTCGGCGCCGGCTATGTCCTCGGCGCGAAGGCGGGCCGCGAGAGGTACGAGCAGATCACCGGCTCGGCCCAGAAGGTCTGGAAGGACCCGCGGGTCCAGGAGAAGGTCGCCCAGGGCGAGCAGGTCGCGAAGGAGAAGGCCGGCGACCTCGGCACCATGGCCGCGGTGAAGGCGAGCGAGGTCGGTGACGCCGCCGCGGAGAAGGCGCACGAGGTCGGAGACGCCGCCGCGCAGAAGGCGAGTGAGGTCGCGGCGGACGCCAAGCACGCCGTGCGCAACGACGACGCGACGCCCTGA
- the edd gene encoding phosphogluconate dehydratase: MNIPTTPTTTPVPLHPVLAEVTDRLIERSAGTRAAYLDKIRAAGQRGPARGRLACANLAHGFAAAEGAEKTELKRGGKPNLAIVTSYNDMLSAHQPYGDYPPVLKQAVIRAGGIAQVAGGVPAMCDGITQGRDGMQLSLYSRDVIAMSTAIALSHDMFDGALLLGVCDKIVPGLLIGALSFGHLPSVWVPAGPMTSGLPNKEKAHVRQLFAEGKAGREELLEAESASYHSRGTCTFYGTANSNQLLMEVLGLHLPGSSFVNPGTPLREALTDAAAERAVALTPQHDDAPPLGEMVDELAILNACVALLASGGSTNHTLHLVAIARAAGIQLTWDDLADLSAVVPLLARIYPNGSADVNHFHAAGGIGFLVRTLLDAGLLHENVQTIAGPGLRRYTTEPVLIDGELTWRPGTDHSLDTDVLRPADDPFSADGGVKVVRGPLGTGVIKTSAVAVEHRYVSAPARVFDDQHHFLDAFGAGELDGQDLVAVIRYQGPAANGMPELHKLTPALGVLQDRGQRVAIVTDGRMSGASGKVPAAIHVTPEAALGGPLSRVRDGDLITLDAEADVLTIVDADGEAIVLADRPATGHAPTEAEWAGTGRDLFSAFRATIGPADQGASVFGLPVPVPTAAEEAAVVQPAHTH; the protein is encoded by the coding sequence GTGAACATCCCGACCACCCCCACGACCACTCCGGTCCCGCTGCACCCGGTGCTCGCCGAGGTGACCGACCGGCTGATCGAGCGCAGCGCCGGCACCCGGGCCGCCTACCTGGACAAGATCCGGGCCGCAGGCCAGCGCGGGCCCGCCCGCGGCCGGCTGGCCTGCGCCAACCTGGCCCACGGGTTCGCCGCCGCCGAGGGCGCGGAGAAGACCGAGCTCAAGCGCGGCGGCAAGCCCAACCTGGCCATCGTCACCAGCTACAACGACATGCTCTCGGCGCACCAGCCCTACGGCGACTACCCGCCGGTGCTGAAGCAGGCCGTGATCCGCGCCGGCGGCATCGCCCAGGTCGCCGGCGGCGTGCCCGCGATGTGCGACGGCATCACCCAGGGCCGCGACGGGATGCAGCTCTCCCTCTACAGCCGCGACGTGATCGCCATGTCCACCGCGATCGCACTGTCCCACGACATGTTCGACGGCGCACTGCTGCTCGGGGTCTGCGACAAGATCGTCCCCGGCCTCCTGATCGGCGCGCTCTCCTTCGGCCACCTGCCGTCGGTCTGGGTGCCGGCCGGTCCGATGACCTCGGGCCTGCCGAACAAGGAGAAGGCGCACGTGCGCCAGCTCTTCGCCGAGGGGAAGGCGGGGCGTGAGGAGCTGCTCGAGGCAGAGTCGGCGTCGTACCACTCCCGCGGGACGTGCACCTTCTACGGCACGGCGAACTCCAACCAGCTGCTGATGGAGGTGCTCGGGCTGCACCTGCCGGGCTCCTCCTTCGTCAACCCCGGTACGCCGCTGCGCGAGGCGCTGACCGACGCCGCCGCGGAGCGGGCGGTCGCGCTCACCCCGCAGCACGACGACGCCCCGCCGCTCGGCGAGATGGTCGACGAGCTGGCGATCCTCAACGCCTGCGTCGCGCTGCTGGCCAGCGGCGGGTCGACCAACCACACCCTGCACCTGGTCGCCATCGCCCGGGCCGCGGGCATCCAGCTGACCTGGGACGACCTGGCCGACCTCTCCGCCGTGGTGCCGCTGCTGGCCCGCATCTACCCGAACGGCTCCGCCGACGTGAACCACTTCCACGCCGCCGGCGGGATCGGGTTCCTGGTCCGCACCCTGCTCGACGCCGGCCTGCTGCACGAGAACGTGCAGACCATCGCCGGCCCCGGACTGCGCCGCTACACCACCGAGCCGGTCCTGATCGACGGCGAGCTGACCTGGCGCCCGGGCACCGACCACAGCCTGGACACCGACGTGCTGCGCCCCGCCGACGACCCGTTCTCCGCCGACGGCGGGGTCAAGGTGGTCCGCGGCCCGCTCGGCACCGGCGTGATCAAGACCTCCGCGGTCGCCGTCGAGCACCGCTACGTCTCCGCCCCGGCGCGGGTCTTCGACGACCAGCACCACTTCCTGGACGCGTTCGGCGCCGGCGAGCTCGACGGTCAGGACCTGGTCGCGGTGATCCGCTATCAGGGACCGGCCGCCAACGGGATGCCCGAGCTGCACAAGCTCACCCCTGCGCTCGGCGTGCTGCAGGACCGCGGCCAGAGGGTCGCGATCGTCACCGACGGCCGGATGTCGGGAGCCTCGGGCAAGGTGCCCGCCGCGATCCACGTGACGCCGGAGGCGGCACTCGGCGGACCGTTGAGCCGGGTCCGCGACGGCGACCTGATCACCCTCGACGCCGAGGCGGATGTGCTCACCATCGTCGACGCCGACGGCGAGGCGATCGTGCTCGCCGACCGCCCGGCCACCGGCCACGCGCCCACCGAGGCGGAATGGGCCGGCACCGGACGCGACCTGTTCTCCGCGTTCCGTGCGACGATCGGTCCCGCCGATCAGGGTGCGTCCGTCTTCGGACTGCCCGTCCCCGTCCCCACCGCCGCCGAGGAGGCCGCCGTTGTCCAGCCTGCCCACACCCACTGA
- a CDS encoding HAAS signaling domain-containing protein yields the protein MPASPLPTERAGATLTERYVHAATRRLPAAQRDDVAEELRGGIADRLEALEHERPDLDTDARERAALTELGDPARLAAGYSGRGLYLIGPDLYPAFQRTLAQLLAVAVPAVTIAVGVVDALDGDPIGHVIGGAVWAGLTALVQICFWLTLTFVLIERSGPGHDALRDSLDVEWTPDQLPPLPTHPGRLRDTVTSLAFLAFMAALLIWQQFRSPIDGADGESVPILDPELWSLWLPLLLALMVAEAVLEIAKYRTGRWTVPLAAANTALSLAFAGILIHLSRAEELLNPAMVDAVQQDWSGFDPGLTHTIVAVTAAVIALWDIGEGWLRALSPSAGNSAAKC from the coding sequence ATGCCCGCCTCTCCCCTCCCCACCGAGCGCGCCGGCGCCACGTTGACCGAGCGCTATGTCCACGCCGCCACCCGCCGGCTGCCCGCAGCCCAGCGCGACGACGTCGCCGAGGAGCTGCGCGGCGGCATCGCCGACCGACTCGAGGCGCTCGAGCACGAGCGCCCCGACCTCGACACGGACGCCCGCGAGCGAGCCGCCCTGACCGAGCTCGGCGACCCCGCTCGCCTCGCCGCCGGCTACTCCGGCCGCGGGCTCTACCTGATCGGACCCGACCTCTACCCCGCGTTCCAGCGCACGCTGGCGCAACTCCTGGCCGTCGCCGTCCCGGCAGTGACGATCGCGGTCGGCGTTGTCGACGCGCTCGACGGCGACCCGATCGGGCACGTGATCGGCGGCGCCGTCTGGGCCGGACTCACCGCCCTGGTCCAGATCTGCTTCTGGCTGACCCTCACCTTCGTGCTGATCGAACGGTCCGGGCCGGGTCACGACGCCCTGCGCGACTCCCTCGACGTGGAATGGACCCCGGACCAACTGCCGCCGCTGCCCACCCATCCCGGTCGGCTCCGCGACACCGTCACGAGTCTGGCCTTCCTCGCCTTCATGGCTGCCCTGCTGATCTGGCAGCAGTTCCGCTCGCCGATCGACGGCGCCGACGGGGAGTCCGTCCCGATCCTCGACCCGGAGCTCTGGTCGCTCTGGTTGCCCCTGCTGCTGGCGCTGATGGTCGCCGAGGCGGTCCTCGAGATCGCCAAGTACCGCACCGGCCGCTGGACCGTCCCCCTCGCCGCCGCCAACACCGCGCTCTCGCTGGCGTTCGCCGGCATCCTGATCCACCTCAGCCGGGCCGAGGAGCTGCTGAACCCGGCGATGGTCGACGCCGTGCAGCAGGACTGGTCCGGCTTCGACCCCGGGCTCACCCACACCATCGTCGCCGTGACGGCGGCGGTGATCGCGCTGTGGGACATCGGCGAGGGGTGGCTGCGCGCGCTCTCGCCCAGCGCCGGGAACTCCGCCGCGAAGTGCTGA
- the eda gene encoding bifunctional 4-hydroxy-2-oxoglutarate aldolase/2-dehydro-3-deoxy-phosphogluconate aldolase, with the protein MSSLPTPTEPAGTTASVLDAVPVLPVVVVDRVEDAVPLARALVAGGLPAVELTLRTPVALDAIRAIASEVPEILLGAGTITTPAEAEAAVTAGARFLVSPGCTPTLLAGMQATGVPFLPGTSTVSEVLAVLESGQQEMKFFPAEAAGGTPYLKSVGGPLPQARFCPTGGITPASAPSYLALPNVGCVGGSWITPGDAVAAGDWERISKLAAEAATLR; encoded by the coding sequence TTGTCCAGCCTGCCCACACCCACTGAGCCCGCTGGCACCACCGCCTCCGTGCTGGACGCCGTGCCGGTGCTGCCGGTCGTCGTCGTGGACCGCGTCGAGGACGCGGTGCCGTTGGCCCGGGCGCTGGTCGCCGGAGGACTGCCCGCGGTCGAGCTGACCCTGCGCACCCCGGTGGCGCTCGACGCGATCCGCGCGATCGCGAGCGAGGTGCCCGAGATCCTGCTCGGTGCCGGCACCATCACCACGCCGGCCGAGGCCGAGGCGGCGGTCACCGCCGGCGCCCGGTTCCTGGTCTCCCCCGGCTGCACCCCGACCCTGCTCGCCGGGATGCAGGCGACCGGGGTCCCGTTCCTGCCCGGCACCTCCACGGTCTCCGAGGTGCTGGCCGTGCTGGAGTCCGGTCAGCAGGAGATGAAGTTCTTCCCGGCCGAGGCCGCCGGCGGCACGCCCTACCTGAAGTCGGTGGGCGGGCCGCTGCCGCAGGCCCGCTTCTGCCCCACCGGCGGGATCACCCCCGCGTCGGCGCCGAGCTATCTCGCGCTGCCCAACGTCGGTTGCGTCGGTGGCTCCTGGATCACGCCGGGCGACGCGGTCGCCGCCGGCGACTGGGAGCGGATCTCCAAGCTCGCCGCCGAGGCCGCCACCCTGCGCTGA
- a CDS encoding nucleoside deaminase, with protein sequence MQAALVQARAALAGGDVPIGAVVLDADGTTVGVGHNVREAEGDPTGHAEVVALRAAAAALGEWRLAGCTLVVTLEPCTMCSGAAVLSRVDRVVFGAYDDKAGAVGSLWDVVRDRRLNHRPEVVAGVLAEESTALLEEFFARQRR encoded by the coding sequence ATGCAGGCCGCGCTGGTGCAGGCGCGCGCCGCCCTGGCGGGCGGGGACGTGCCGATCGGCGCGGTGGTGCTCGACGCCGACGGCACCACGGTGGGCGTGGGGCACAACGTCCGCGAGGCCGAGGGTGACCCGACCGGTCACGCGGAGGTCGTCGCGCTGCGGGCGGCGGCCGCGGCTCTCGGCGAGTGGCGCCTGGCCGGCTGCACCCTGGTGGTCACCCTGGAGCCGTGCACCATGTGCTCCGGTGCCGCCGTGCTGAGCCGGGTCGACCGGGTCGTCTTCGGCGCCTACGACGACAAGGCGGGTGCGGTGGGCAGCCTGTGGGACGTCGTACGGGACCGTCGGCTCAACCATCGGCCCGAGGTGGTCGCCGGGGTGCTCGCCGAGGAGTCGACGGCCCTGCTCGAGGAGTTCTTCGCCCGCCAGCGCCGCTGA
- a CDS encoding DNA polymerase ligase N-terminal domain-containing protein translates to MADRTRDARAAEHPIFPPIFVVHRHDASTLHFDLRLEVEGALASWAVPKGPSLDPRDKRLAVRVDDHDLDYADFEGRIGAGYGEGTVIVWDTGTFENATEKDGEAVGPAEALRAGHLKVVLHGEKLRGAFALTHTRMGGDEANWLLVKVDDEAADRRRRPTSTQNESVLSGRTNDDLASGS, encoded by the coding sequence GTGGCCGACCGAACGCGCGACGCTCGCGCCGCCGAGCACCCGATCTTCCCCCCGATCTTCGTGGTGCACCGGCACGACGCGTCCACCCTGCACTTCGACCTCCGGCTCGAGGTCGAGGGAGCCCTGGCCTCCTGGGCGGTGCCCAAGGGGCCGTCGCTGGACCCGAGGGACAAGCGGCTCGCCGTACGCGTCGATGATCACGACCTCGACTACGCCGACTTCGAGGGCCGCATCGGCGCCGGGTACGGCGAGGGCACCGTGATCGTGTGGGACACCGGCACCTTCGAGAACGCCACCGAGAAGGACGGGGAGGCCGTCGGGCCCGCCGAGGCGCTGCGGGCCGGTCACCTCAAGGTGGTGCTGCACGGTGAGAAGTTGCGCGGCGCCTTCGCGTTGACCCACACCAGGATGGGTGGTGACGAGGCGAACTGGCTGCTGGTCAAGGTCGACGACGAGGCGGCGGACCGGCGTCGCCGGCCGACCTCGACCCAGAACGAGTCGGTGCTGAGCGGGCGGACCAACGACGACCTGGCGTCCGGGTCCTAG